The Candidatus Sulfotelmatobacter sp. genome includes a region encoding these proteins:
- a CDS encoding aspartate ammonia-lyase has protein sequence MQGNSIRSSAAKRWGAVMMIALAGFALVCGAGSAHAAKKKSSAPAAAAPAKPAAPATRTEHDLLGEKQVPADAYYGIQTARALENFQLSGVPINRYPGYIEAWAIVKLAAARANTAVGAMKPERLAMIEKACQAVRDGKYLDQFQVDWYQGGAGTSTNMNANEVLANIGLEMGGHKKGEYQYLEPHDDLNMSQSTNDSYPTAIKVALLLRNDKLIAELTQLAASFRAKGDAYLKIVKMGRTELQDAVPMTVGQEFHAFAASIESEIQNLKEAEKSLYSENMGATAIGTGINVPNGYDVKCAEELAKLTGKPIVPASDMIAATWDQQGFVVYSSALKSTAIKLSKIASDLILLTSGPRAGLSEINLPAMQPGSSIMPGKVNPVVPEVVGVVAFRVMANDVAVTLASHSGQLQLNAYEPLNGLACIESQHLLFNVSKLFRTRCVDGITVNEKVLEHYMETTVGIVTALNPVIGYDKATELANEAYKSGKGILEVIREKKVLTEDQIKDLLDPIKLTNLDPTKYKE, from the coding sequence ATGCAAGGCAACTCGATTCGCAGCAGCGCCGCGAAGCGATGGGGCGCGGTCATGATGATTGCGCTCGCTGGCTTCGCCCTGGTGTGCGGCGCAGGCTCGGCCCACGCCGCGAAGAAGAAGTCGTCCGCGCCGGCCGCGGCGGCGCCGGCCAAACCGGCGGCGCCGGCCACGCGCACCGAGCACGACCTGCTCGGGGAGAAGCAGGTGCCCGCGGATGCGTACTACGGGATTCAGACCGCGCGCGCGCTCGAGAACTTCCAGCTCTCGGGCGTTCCCATCAATCGCTACCCGGGATACATCGAAGCCTGGGCGATCGTGAAGCTGGCCGCGGCCCGCGCCAACACCGCGGTGGGCGCGATGAAGCCCGAGCGGCTGGCCATGATCGAGAAGGCGTGTCAGGCGGTGCGCGACGGCAAGTATCTCGACCAGTTCCAGGTGGACTGGTACCAGGGCGGCGCCGGCACCTCGACCAACATGAACGCCAACGAGGTGCTGGCCAACATCGGACTCGAGATGGGTGGACACAAGAAGGGCGAGTACCAGTACCTGGAGCCGCACGACGATCTCAACATGTCGCAGTCGACCAACGACTCGTACCCGACCGCGATCAAGGTGGCGTTGCTGCTGCGCAACGACAAGCTGATCGCCGAGCTGACGCAGCTCGCCGCCTCGTTCCGCGCGAAGGGCGACGCCTATCTCAAGATCGTGAAGATGGGGCGCACCGAGCTGCAGGACGCGGTGCCGATGACGGTCGGCCAGGAATTCCACGCCTTCGCCGCCTCGATCGAGTCCGAGATCCAGAACTTGAAGGAAGCCGAAAAGTCGCTTTACTCCGAGAACATGGGCGCCACCGCCATCGGCACCGGCATCAACGTGCCGAATGGCTACGACGTCAAGTGCGCCGAGGAGCTGGCGAAACTGACCGGCAAGCCGATCGTTCCCGCGAGCGACATGATCGCCGCCACCTGGGACCAGCAGGGGTTCGTGGTCTACTCGTCGGCGCTCAAGAGCACCGCGATCAAACTTTCCAAGATCGCGAGCGACCTGATTCTGCTCACCTCGGGTCCGCGCGCCGGCCTGTCCGAGATCAACCTGCCGGCGATGCAGCCCGGCTCATCGATCATGCCGGGCAAGGTCAACCCGGTGGTCCCCGAGGTCGTGGGCGTCGTCGCGTTCCGCGTCATGGCCAACGACGTTGCCGTGACGCTGGCCTCGCACAGCGGCCAGCTCCAGCTCAACGCCTACGAACCGCTCAATGGCCTCGCGTGCATCGAATCGCAGCATCTGCTCTTCAACGTCTCCAAACTGTTCCGCACCCGATGCGTGGACGGCATCACGGTCAACGAGAAGGTGCTGGAGCACTACATGGAGACCACGGTGGGCATCGTGACCGCGCTCAATCCCGTGATTGGCTATGACAAGGCCACCGAGCTGGCCAACGAGGCCTACAAGAGCGGTAAGGGCATTCTGGAGGTGATTCGCGAGAAGAAGGTGCTGACCGAGGATCAGATCAAGGACCTGCTCGATCCCATCAAGCTCACCAATCTCGATCCCACCAAGTACAAGGAGTGA